One Phaseolus vulgaris cultivar G19833 chromosome 4, P. vulgaris v2.0, whole genome shotgun sequence DNA window includes the following coding sequences:
- the LOC137838338 gene encoding uncharacterized protein, with translation MCVDFTDLNKACPKDSYPLPSIDALVDSASGCEMLSFLDAFSGYNQIKMHPRDEGKTAFMTETCSYCYKVMPFGLKNAGATYQRLMDKVLAPMLGRNVQAYVDDMVVTSPDRRRHTTDLEELFATISKYRLKLNPEKCVFGVEAGKFLGFMLTERGIEANQGKCAAIIAMQSPTSVKEVQQLTGRMAALSSGFHQVERVLGDATGPLQTSSRRAPPAILPGNRTSYQFRAGPGAGPNSKAHLFREQGFTRPRDEIPVAGKGSVGRGIFGQEAPPLLPQFYSSGDDEPPYTKDFVAELSPGGEQEVEAGSQWLLSVDGSSNQQGSGAGIVLEGPNGVLIEQALRFAFKASNNQAEYEALIAGMLQALEMGAQNLLVKSDSHLITG, from the exons atgtgtgtagacttcacagacctgaacaaggcatgccccaaagacTCGTATCCACTACccagcattgatgccctggtggatagtgcttcAGGCTGCGAAATGCTAAGTTTCTTGGACGCTttttcggggtataatcagatcaagatgcacccaagagatgaGGGTAAAACAGCGTTCATGACTGAGACGTGtagctactgctacaaagtAATGCCGttcgggttaaagaatgcgggcgccacctatcagaggctaatggacaaggtcctggcgcccatgttgggaaggaacgtgcaagcttacgtagatgacatggtggtaacTTCGCCTGATAGGAGGCGACATACAACAGACCTGGAAGAGTTGTTTGCCACCATTTCGAAATACCGCCTCAAActgaaccctgagaaatgtGTCTTTGGGGTTGAGGCAGGGAAGTTtttaggcttcatgctcacagAAAGGGGAATTGAGGCAAACCAAGGCAAGTGCGCGGCCATCATCGCCATGCAGAGCCCGACAtcagtaaaggaagtgcagcaactgacagggcgaatggcagcattatcaag TggctttcatcaagttgaaagagtacttggcgacgccaccggtcctttgcaaaccagtagcaggcgtgcccctccggctatacTTCCCGGTAACAGAACGAGTTATCAGTTccgtgctggtccaggagcaggaccaaattcaaaagcccatctatttcgtgagcaaggcttTACAAGGCCCAGAGACGAGATACCAGTCGCTGGAAAAGGCAGCGTTGGACGTGGTAttttcggccaggaggctccgccactacttccacagttttacagtagtggtgatgacgaacctccctatacaaaag attttgtggcagagctctcgcccggaggcgaacaagaggtggaggcgggttcgcagtggttgctctcggtcgaCGGCTCTTCCAATCAGCAAGGAAGTGGTGCagggatagtcttggagggacccaatggggtgttgattgagcaagctctgcgtttcgcctttaaagcaagtaacaatcaggctgAGTACGAAGCACTGATTGCAGGGATGCTCCAGGCTttggagatgggcgcgcagaacctcttggtgaaaagtGATTCACATCTGATTACGGGATAG